One genomic window of Candidatus Nitrosopumilus sediminis includes the following:
- a CDS encoding M20/M25/M40 family metallo-hydrolase: MDTFTVTPRFAVKMLEKALRLYTPSLSEKPMAEFLADKCDDLGFEDIQIDEVGNIIAKKGSGSPKIMLCGHMDVVPGKVKVRKEGDALYGRGASDAKAPLMAMLFAAASIQNNNGTVFFVGAVDEEGNATGIKNLVKKERGIDYAVFGEPSGIKQVTIAYKGRLAINLKISVDDSSHASAPWLSKNAIQESMIFVKELKDRLEANQDGRTKGMLLTVTMTEIKGGTSHNVTPKDCETTFDIRIPVDMNCKTIEQKIATLVKEIAQEREVEAFYSILDETEPFEASHTSPLVRAFTLGIMEVEHSRPTLIRKTGTGDMNVLGNQWSIPVVTYGPGDPHEAHTIDEKVSIDEYLRGIEILKKTLQHLKRLHDKKIK, encoded by the coding sequence ATGGACACTTTTACAGTAACACCAAGATTTGCAGTAAAGATGTTAGAGAAAGCACTCAGACTGTATACACCTTCTTTGAGTGAAAAACCAATGGCAGAATTCTTAGCAGACAAATGTGATGATTTAGGTTTTGAAGATATTCAGATTGATGAAGTAGGGAACATAATAGCAAAGAAAGGTTCAGGTTCTCCAAAAATAATGTTATGTGGACATATGGATGTAGTTCCAGGAAAAGTCAAAGTTAGAAAAGAAGGGGATGCATTGTATGGTAGAGGTGCATCAGATGCTAAAGCACCACTTATGGCAATGTTGTTTGCTGCAGCATCAATTCAAAACAACAATGGCACAGTATTTTTTGTTGGAGCTGTAGATGAAGAAGGAAATGCAACAGGAATTAAAAATCTCGTAAAGAAAGAAAGAGGTATCGATTATGCAGTATTTGGCGAACCAAGCGGAATTAAACAAGTCACTATTGCATACAAAGGAAGGCTGGCAATCAATCTCAAAATCAGTGTTGATGACAGTTCTCATGCAAGTGCACCATGGCTTTCAAAAAATGCAATTCAAGAATCTATGATTTTTGTAAAAGAACTAAAAGACAGATTAGAAGCAAATCAGGATGGTAGAACTAAAGGAATGTTACTTACAGTTACCATGACAGAAATCAAAGGAGGGACAAGTCACAATGTAACACCAAAGGATTGTGAGACCACATTTGATATTAGAATTCCTGTAGATATGAATTGTAAAACTATAGAACAGAAAATTGCAACACTTGTAAAAGAAATTGCTCAAGAAAGAGAAGTTGAAGCATTTTATTCAATTCTTGATGAAACAGAGCCATTTGAGGCATCTCATACTTCGCCTTTAGTCAGAGCATTTACCCTTGGCATTATGGAAGTTGAGCATTCAAGGCCAACTCTTATCAGAAAAACAGGTACTGGAGACATGAATGTTTTAGGCAATCAATGGAGTATTCCTGTAGTCACATACGGTCCAGGAGACCCACATGAGGCACATACAATTGATGAAAAAGTTTCAATTGATGAATATCTGAGAGGAATTGAAATTCTCAAGAAAACACTACAGCACTTAAAAAGACTTCATGATAAAAAAATTAAGTAA
- a CDS encoding aspartate aminotransferase family protein, whose amino-acid sequence MSEDQYMGNLYQRFPVTIEKGVGSHVWDINGKEYIDCMGGYGVALVGHKNQRVNNAIKEQIDKIITVHSSLYNKTREEFLTTLIGLAPKGLTQVHLNNSGAEAIEAAMKFARKFTGKKGMVAMKGSYHGKSFGALSLTFNPKYRKAFAPLVEKVSFASYGDIESLRSVIDDDTAFVILEPIQGESGIIVAPDGFLQDVRKLCDEKGIVLIFDEIQAGLGRTGRLWACEHWNTVPDILCLAKGIAGGVPMGATLVKPEILAAISKGEHSSTFGGNPISCAAGIAALKAITEDGLIENSEKMGKLFREGLEKLKEKHTMIREVRGKGLMIGVEMKFEVKDILMGLIKKGVLMLYSGRNILRILPPLVISEEDVTKVLHALDSILTEEEQKRDVQG is encoded by the coding sequence ATGAGTGAAGATCAATACATGGGCAATCTCTATCAGAGATTTCCAGTAACAATTGAAAAAGGTGTTGGATCTCATGTGTGGGATATAAACGGAAAAGAGTATATCGATTGCATGGGAGGATACGGAGTAGCTCTAGTAGGTCACAAAAATCAAAGAGTTAACAATGCAATCAAAGAACAGATTGACAAAATCATTACAGTTCATAGTTCATTATACAACAAAACAAGAGAGGAATTTTTGACAACACTAATTGGTTTAGCACCAAAAGGGCTCACACAAGTTCATCTAAACAACAGTGGTGCTGAAGCAATAGAAGCTGCAATGAAATTTGCAAGAAAGTTTACAGGCAAAAAAGGAATGGTTGCAATGAAAGGTTCCTATCATGGAAAATCATTTGGTGCATTATCATTAACATTTAATCCAAAATACAGAAAAGCATTTGCACCACTAGTAGAGAAAGTTTCATTTGCATCTTATGGAGACATTGAATCTTTACGTTCAGTAATTGATGATGATACCGCATTTGTAATTTTAGAACCAATTCAAGGGGAAAGTGGAATTATTGTTGCACCTGATGGATTTTTACAAGATGTTAGAAAATTATGTGATGAAAAAGGAATTGTGTTAATTTTTGACGAAATTCAAGCTGGTTTAGGTAGAACCGGACGATTATGGGCTTGTGAACATTGGAATACAGTACCAGACATCCTATGCCTTGCAAAAGGAATTGCAGGCGGTGTACCAATGGGAGCAACTCTTGTAAAACCAGAAATTTTAGCTGCAATTAGTAAAGGAGAGCATTCATCAACATTTGGAGGAAACCCAATCTCATGTGCAGCAGGAATTGCAGCTCTTAAAGCAATTACTGAAGACGGATTGATTGAAAATTCAGAGAAAATGGGCAAATTGTTTAGAGAAGGATTAGAAAAATTAAAAGAAAAACACACAATGATCAGAGAAGTTAGAGGTAAAGGACTAATGATAGGTGTCGAGATGAAATTTGAAGTTAAAGATATTTTGATGGGATTAATAAAAAAAGGAGTTCTGATGTTGTATTCTGGAAGAAATATACTTAGAATTCTCCCCCCATTAGTAATATCTGAAGAAGATGTAACAAAAGTTTTACATGCTCTTGATTCCATACTTACAGAAGAGGAACAAAAAAGAGATGTACAAGGATAA
- the lysW/argW gene encoding alpha-aminoadipate/glutamate carrier protein LysW, translated as MSKCEECDADISVPSDALEGEIVTCPECGASFELVQGSNGFDLKPAQTVGEDWGQ; from the coding sequence ATGTCAAAATGTGAAGAATGTGATGCAGATATTTCCGTTCCAAGTGATGCACTTGAAGGAGAGATCGTAACATGTCCGGAATGTGGCGCAAGTTTTGAATTAGTTCAAGGTTCAAACGGTTTCGATCTAAAGCCAGCCCAAACGGTTGGCGAGGATTGGGGACAGTGA
- a CDS encoding [LysW]-aminoadipate/[LysW]-glutamate kinase, translating into MITIKIGGSVVDDLHPSTISDIKKVAETEGIIIVHGGGKEVTKVCEQLGKEPKFVTSPSGIKSRYTDKETAEIFTMVMSGRINKTIVQMLQKNGVNAIGLSGVDARVIEADRKKKLLIVNEKGRKQAIDGGYTGKIREVNSKFIKSLLDQGLTPVISPIAMSEESEFLNIDGDRAAAYVAGKVGCDKVLFITNVDGLLMDDKLVTKLTLAEAKEIRPKIGPGMEKKILASTEALDMGVKEALIGNGQRENPISSAIAHNNCTVIEHE; encoded by the coding sequence ATGATCACAATCAAAATCGGCGGAAGTGTAGTAGATGATTTACATCCATCAACAATTTCAGATATTAAAAAAGTAGCAGAGACTGAGGGAATAATTATTGTACATGGAGGTGGAAAAGAGGTTACAAAAGTATGTGAGCAATTAGGAAAAGAACCAAAATTTGTAACATCGCCAAGCGGCATCAAAAGTAGATACACAGACAAAGAGACTGCAGAAATTTTTACTATGGTTATGTCAGGTAGAATCAATAAAACAATCGTTCAAATGCTTCAAAAAAATGGCGTTAATGCAATTGGTCTTTCAGGAGTAGATGCCAGAGTGATTGAAGCAGATAGAAAAAAGAAATTGCTTATTGTTAATGAAAAAGGTAGAAAACAAGCAATTGATGGTGGATATACAGGAAAAATTAGAGAAGTAAATTCAAAATTCATCAAATCTCTCTTAGATCAAGGGCTCACACCAGTTATTTCACCCATAGCAATGAGTGAAGAATCAGAATTTCTCAACATAGACGGAGATAGAGCTGCAGCATATGTTGCAGGCAAGGTAGGTTGTGATAAAGTATTATTCATCACAAATGTTGACGGATTGTTAATGGATGACAAACTTGTTACAAAATTGACACTGGCAGAAGCAAAAGAGATCAGACCAAAGATTGGGCCAGGGATGGAAAAGAAAATTTTGGCATCTACTGAAGCATTAGATATGGGAGTTAAAGAAGCACTGATTGGAAATGGACAAAGGGAAAATCCAATATCATCAGCTATTGCACATAATAATTGTACGGTGATTGAACATGAGTGA
- a CDS encoding ABC transporter substrate-binding protein, protein MKSRSVISVIIGGIIFLSVVGVALNSSNASDENKLRIAYFPNIGHAIAIVGMEKGFFETSLGNTTQIETRVFDSGPQAIESLFANSIDLAYVGPGPAINGFLNSENHNVKILAGAASGGASFIVHPLSEINSASDFAGKKIAAPQIGNTQDVSLRYYLSENGLKSAEKGGSVVIYNIPNPDIYTLFVKGDIDGAWVAEPWATILETELNGKRLFHEEELWPNQEFASVLLIANTNFVEKILQ, encoded by the coding sequence ATGAAAAGCCGATCTGTTATTTCTGTTATTATTGGAGGGATTATTTTCTTATCTGTAGTCGGTGTTGCTCTGAATTCTAGTAATGCCTCTGATGAAAACAAACTCCGCATTGCATATTTTCCAAATATTGGTCATGCAATTGCAATAGTTGGAATGGAAAAAGGATTCTTTGAAACAAGTCTTGGAAATACAACACAGATTGAAACTCGAGTTTTTGACAGTGGTCCTCAGGCAATCGAGTCTTTATTTGCAAATTCTATTGATCTAGCATATGTTGGACCGGGCCCTGCAATTAATGGATTCTTAAACTCTGAAAATCATAATGTAAAAATTCTTGCTGGTGCAGCTAGTGGTGGTGCAAGTTTCATTGTTCATCCTTTATCTGAAATAAATTCTGCTTCTGATTTTGCAGGAAAAAAAATCGCTGCTCCACAAATAGGTAATACTCAGGATGTATCATTGCGATATTACCTGTCTGAGAATGGATTAAAATCTGCTGAAAAAGGTGGTTCTGTAGTAATTTACAATATTCCAAATCCTGACATATACACATTATTTGTCAAAGGTGATATTGATGGCGCCTGGGTTGCAGAACCTTGGGCTACAATTTTGGAAACTGAATTGAATGGAAAACGATTATTTCATGAAGAAGAATTGTGGCCAAATCAAGAATTTGCATCTGTTCTCTTAATTGCAAATACAAATTTTGTAGAAAAAATCCTACAATAA
- the lysW/argW gene encoding alpha-aminoadipate/glutamate carrier protein LysW: MNCPECDATLNIPDDASVGEIVSCPDCGADFEISKKDGSNVELKQAETVGEDWGE, encoded by the coding sequence ATGAACTGCCCAGAATGTGATGCAACACTAAACATCCCAGACGATGCCTCAGTAGGAGAAATTGTCTCCTGTCCTGATTGTGGCGCTGACTTTGAAATCTCAAAAAAAGACGGATCAAATGTTGAGCTTAAACAAGCAGAAACCGTAGGCGAAGACTGGGGAGAGTAA
- the argC gene encoding N-acetyl-gamma-glutamyl-phosphate reductase, with translation MKVGVVGASGYVGGETLRLLVNHPDVEIAMVTSRQHVGEYLHRIQPSLKGFTDLTFSELDYDKLTDKCDLVFTAVPHGTATEIVKALYDRGIKVIDLSADYRLHDQEAYDKWYGWEHPHPDYLAKSVFGVPELHREEIKKAQLVSCPGCMAVTSMLALAPLIRNDIIDTEHIVVDSKIGSSGAGSGSGTAHAMRAGVIRPYKPAKHRHTGEIEQELSEIAGKKIHVSMSPHAVDVVRGILCTNHTFMKKDIEEKELWKLYRQAYGEERFVRLIRDKKGLYKFPDPKFLVGSNFCDIGFDIDEDNNRLIAMSASDNLMKGAAGSAIQNMNVMCGFDEMDGLRYTPLTPV, from the coding sequence ATGAAAGTTGGGGTTGTAGGAGCATCTGGATATGTAGGCGGAGAAACACTTCGTCTTCTTGTTAACCATCCAGATGTTGAGATCGCAATGGTCACATCAAGACAGCATGTAGGAGAATATCTACACAGAATCCAACCAAGTTTGAAAGGATTTACCGATCTAACATTCTCAGAATTAGATTATGACAAATTAACAGACAAATGTGATTTAGTTTTTACAGCAGTTCCTCATGGAACTGCAACTGAAATTGTAAAAGCATTGTACGACAGAGGAATCAAAGTAATTGATTTGAGTGCAGATTATAGATTGCATGATCAAGAGGCATACGATAAATGGTATGGCTGGGAGCATCCACATCCAGATTATTTAGCAAAATCAGTATTTGGAGTTCCAGAATTACATAGAGAAGAAATCAAAAAAGCACAACTTGTTTCTTGCCCAGGATGTATGGCCGTTACATCAATGTTAGCACTTGCACCACTAATTAGAAATGACATTATTGATACTGAACATATTGTAGTAGACTCAAAAATTGGCTCATCAGGTGCAGGTTCAGGTTCAGGAACTGCACATGCAATGAGAGCAGGAGTAATCAGACCATACAAGCCAGCAAAACACAGACACACTGGTGAAATTGAACAAGAACTAAGCGAAATTGCAGGAAAGAAAATTCATGTTTCAATGAGTCCACATGCAGTAGATGTAGTCCGTGGAATCTTGTGTACAAATCACACATTCATGAAAAAAGACATTGAAGAAAAAGAATTATGGAAATTATATCGTCAAGCTTATGGCGAAGAAAGATTTGTCAGATTAATCAGAGATAAAAAAGGATTGTATAAATTCCCAGATCCAAAATTCTTAGTTGGTTCAAACTTTTGTGATATCGGATTCGATATAGATGAAGATAACAACAGATTGATAGCAATGTCGGCATCAGATAATTTAATGAAAGGTGCAGCAGGTTCTGCCATTCAAAACATGAATGTAATGTGTGGTTTTGATGAAATGGACGGACTCAGATACACTCCACTAACTCCTGTTTAG
- the lysX gene encoding lysine biosynthesis protein LysX, with the protein MSKVCIVFDRLRAEEKMLQKEASELGHDALMLDAKITQINTDSKKEDFDLGDIVLERCVSYFRGLHFTASLEFMDIPVLNKFEVANICGNKMFMTLLLKKNNIPTPKTYFSFSSESAAENLEKVGFPLVIKPVIGSWGRGVMPLKDKDAMEAIFEIRDITDSPHDRIYYLQELIKRPPRDIRVITVGDEPIAAMYRKSSGGFKTNIALGADPELCEITKEMEDMAVKASKAMGGGILGIDMMEDEEKGLVVHEVNNTVEFKGLARVAQRNIPKEMVEFALNYIRK; encoded by the coding sequence ATGTCAAAAGTTTGTATTGTCTTTGACCGCCTAAGAGCCGAAGAGAAGATGCTGCAAAAAGAAGCATCGGAATTAGGACATGACGCGTTGATGCTTGATGCAAAAATCACTCAAATCAATACAGACAGTAAAAAAGAAGATTTTGATTTGGGAGATATTGTTTTAGAAAGATGTGTGAGTTATTTTAGAGGTCTTCATTTTACTGCAAGTCTAGAATTTATGGACATTCCTGTGTTAAACAAATTTGAGGTAGCAAACATTTGTGGAAACAAAATGTTCATGACGCTACTTTTGAAAAAAAATAACATCCCAACACCTAAAACATATTTTTCATTTTCAAGTGAAAGTGCAGCAGAGAACTTGGAAAAAGTAGGATTCCCCTTAGTCATTAAACCAGTAATAGGCAGTTGGGGAAGAGGAGTGATGCCACTCAAAGACAAAGATGCAATGGAGGCAATTTTTGAAATCAGAGATATTACAGATAGTCCTCATGACAGAATTTACTATTTACAAGAATTAATCAAAAGACCTCCAAGAGACATTAGAGTGATCACAGTAGGTGACGAGCCAATTGCTGCCATGTATAGAAAATCTTCAGGCGGATTTAAGACCAATATCGCATTGGGAGCAGATCCAGAACTTTGTGAGATCACAAAAGAGATGGAGGACATGGCAGTTAAAGCATCAAAAGCTATGGGTGGAGGAATTTTAGGAATTGATATGATGGAAGATGAGGAAAAGGGCCTAGTAGTCCACGAAGTAAACAACACAGTAGAATTCAAAGGACTGGCAAGAGTTGCACAACGAAATATACCAAAAGAAATGGTAGAATTTGCTCTAAACTACATAAGAAAATAA
- the lysM gene encoding HTH-type transcriptional regulator LysM has translation MYKDKVDEKIIGYLKEDSRESFVDIGKKLKLSESAVRRRVKNLVDSGTIKKFTLELGEENSTSAIVLVSVDSATDTSKVSLKLAKLEGVKTVYEITGQYDITTIMSATNIAEINSSIDALRKIPGVVDTNTVIILRKII, from the coding sequence ATGTACAAGGATAAAGTAGACGAAAAAATTATCGGATATTTGAAAGAAGATTCTAGAGAGTCATTTGTGGATATCGGTAAAAAACTAAAGTTGTCAGAATCAGCAGTTAGAAGACGTGTAAAAAATTTGGTAGACAGCGGAACAATTAAGAAATTTACTTTGGAGCTCGGAGAGGAAAATTCAACCAGTGCAATTGTTTTGGTTTCGGTTGATTCTGCAACGGACACATCCAAGGTATCACTAAAGCTTGCAAAATTAGAAGGAGTAAAAACAGTTTATGAAATTACAGGGCAGTATGACATTACAACAATTATGAGTGCTACAAATATTGCAGAAATTAACAGTAGTATTGATGCACTCAGAAAGATTCCAGGTGTGGTAGATACCAATACAGTCATCATTTTAAGAAAAATAATCTAA
- the lysX gene encoding lysine biosynthesis protein LysX, with protein MNPDVTILYDTIRWEEKALLEAGKKKNINIQMVDCKKLAIDLEKKPEDYGIVIQRCVSYYRNLHSTAALEGIGVKVINCLNTGVFAGNKLFTHMLLKKFGVPTPDATVAFSKEAALQALDSQGYPKVIKPTVGSWGRLISKLNDRDAAEGIIESRENMYPIYQVHYLEEFVKRPPRDIRAIMIGDKIVAAIYRTSKHWKTNMALGGTAEPCKVTQEMEEMCIKAKHAIQGDIVGVDLMESDEKGLVVHEVNNTTEYKNTVRVCEVDIPSLMLDYALKMEK; from the coding sequence GTGAATCCTGACGTTACCATTCTTTACGATACCATCCGTTGGGAAGAAAAAGCTCTGCTAGAAGCCGGTAAAAAAAAGAACATTAACATCCAGATGGTCGATTGTAAGAAATTGGCAATAGATTTAGAAAAAAAACCTGAAGATTATGGCATTGTTATTCAAAGATGTGTAAGTTACTATAGAAATCTTCATTCAACTGCAGCTCTTGAAGGAATTGGTGTGAAGGTAATCAATTGTCTAAACACAGGGGTATTTGCAGGAAATAAATTATTCACACATATGTTACTAAAGAAATTTGGAGTGCCGACACCTGATGCAACTGTTGCTTTTTCAAAAGAAGCAGCTTTACAAGCATTAGATTCACAAGGATACCCAAAAGTGATCAAACCAACAGTTGGTAGTTGGGGCAGATTAATTTCAAAATTAAATGACAGAGATGCAGCTGAGGGGATCATTGAAAGCAGAGAGAACATGTATCCAATCTATCAAGTTCATTATTTGGAAGAATTTGTAAAAAGACCTCCAAGAGATATTAGAGCAATAATGATAGGAGACAAAATTGTAGCAGCAATTTATCGTACTTCTAAACATTGGAAAACCAACATGGCATTAGGAGGCACAGCAGAGCCATGTAAAGTAACGCAAGAAATGGAAGAAATGTGCATTAAAGCAAAACATGCAATTCAAGGAGATATTGTAGGTGTCGATTTGATGGAAAGTGATGAGAAAGGATTGGTCGTACATGAAGTAAACAACACTACAGAATACAAGAACACAGTAAGAGTGTGTGAAGTTGACATTCCTTCCTTAATGTTAGATTATGCACTGAAGATGGAAAAGTAG
- a CDS encoding argininosuccinate synthase, whose amino-acid sequence MTQKGILAFSGGLDTSVVVKYLQDEHDMDVITVTVDVGQGDDWKKIAAKAKKLGVKKHYNIDARKEFVKDYIFPSIKANALYQKKYCLATALARPLIAEKVLEIAKKEKVTSLAHGCSGKGNDQVRFDITLRSGSDLPIIAPIRDKNLDRDTELKFAKKHGIEIDTVAKKFSIDQNLWGRAIEGGVLEDPYNEPPDDAFIWVKTKDLPDRPTYLEIKFSKGIPVGVDGKTMEPLKLIEYINKKAGNAGVGIVDHIEDRVVGIKSREVYETPAATCLIEAHTDLEKMVHTKHENKFKSIIDDEWAYLVYSGLWQDPLKADLDGFIEASQKPVSGTVKLKLYKGGLRVVGRKSVNSLYSHDIATYGVESTFDQRLAKGFVELWGMQSTEANKLQKKRSTKT is encoded by the coding sequence ATGACTCAAAAAGGAATTCTTGCATTTTCAGGAGGATTAGATACTTCAGTGGTTGTAAAATATCTTCAAGATGAACATGATATGGATGTCATCACAGTAACTGTAGATGTTGGACAAGGTGATGATTGGAAAAAGATTGCAGCTAAAGCAAAAAAACTTGGCGTAAAAAAACATTACAACATTGATGCAAGAAAAGAATTTGTCAAAGACTACATTTTCCCATCAATTAAAGCAAATGCTCTTTATCAAAAAAAATATTGTCTTGCAACAGCACTTGCCAGACCATTAATTGCAGAAAAAGTTTTAGAAATTGCAAAAAAAGAAAAAGTAACATCACTTGCACATGGTTGTTCTGGAAAAGGAAATGATCAAGTTAGATTTGACATTACATTACGTTCTGGATCAGATCTTCCCATCATAGCTCCAATTCGAGACAAAAATTTGGATAGAGATACAGAATTAAAATTTGCAAAAAAGCATGGAATTGAAATTGATACTGTAGCAAAAAAATTCAGTATTGATCAAAACTTGTGGGGTCGTGCAATTGAGGGAGGAGTGTTAGAGGATCCATACAACGAACCACCTGACGATGCATTCATTTGGGTTAAAACAAAAGATTTACCTGACAGACCAACATACTTGGAAATTAAATTCAGCAAAGGAATACCAGTCGGAGTGGATGGAAAAACAATGGAGCCTCTAAAACTTATTGAATACATTAACAAAAAAGCAGGCAATGCAGGTGTAGGAATAGTAGACCATATAGAAGACAGAGTTGTCGGAATTAAATCTAGAGAAGTATATGAAACACCAGCAGCAACTTGTCTAATTGAAGCTCATACGGATTTAGAAAAAATGGTCCACACTAAACACGAAAACAAGTTCAAGTCAATTATTGATGATGAATGGGCATATTTGGTCTATTCAGGTCTTTGGCAAGATCCTCTCAAAGCAGATCTGGATGGATTCATCGAAGCATCACAAAAACCAGTTTCAGGAACTGTGAAACTGAAATTGTACAAAGGAGGCCTAAGAGTTGTCGGAAGAAAGTCTGTTAATTCATTGTATAGTCACGATATTGCAACTTATGGGGTAGAATCAACTTTTGATCAAAGATTGGCCAAAGGATTTGTAGAATTGTGGGGAATGCAGTCAACAGAAGCTAATAAATTACAAAAGAAAAGGTCAACAAAAACATGA
- a CDS encoding LeuA family protein: protein MKDPNHYANIYNAYDKNPKKIRILDSTLREGEQHPGVSFTNKQRIQIAWMLDYFGVDQIEISPVVSNDHKEATKTIIKQGLKADIVSHGRALKEDIDISLDCDAKWCAAYLGISDIHLKDKLRISREEALERAVETVEYAKSHGLKIRFTVEDGSRAEPEFLLKVCKAIEEAGVDRISLPDTVGILRPIGMHNFVKKVREVIDVPLDAHVHNDIGFAVANAFSACDAGVDQIHTTIDGIGERTGIPPLAEVAVALTYLYKSPNDFRLDMLLDLSRLIEEYTSIKPYDSKPIVGSSAYKHKAGTHLAAILKNPAAYEPIPPRAVGNRRRIVFGELAGKTGAAYLMSLLGLEKDDEGAKAVAAGLKGLRMGDLIEIPLEDRLEKKIINDK from the coding sequence ATGAAAGATCCGAATCACTATGCAAATATCTATAACGCATATGACAAAAATCCAAAAAAAATCAGAATTTTGGATAGTACATTGAGAGAAGGAGAACAACATCCAGGTGTTTCATTTACAAACAAACAAAGAATCCAGATTGCATGGATGTTGGATTATTTTGGTGTAGATCAAATTGAAATTTCACCAGTAGTTTCAAATGATCATAAAGAAGCAACTAAAACAATTATCAAACAAGGGCTAAAGGCAGATATTGTTTCTCATGGTCGTGCACTAAAAGAAGATATTGACATTTCATTAGATTGTGATGCAAAGTGGTGTGCAGCATATTTAGGAATTTCAGATATTCATCTTAAAGATAAATTACGAATTTCAAGAGAAGAAGCACTTGAAAGAGCAGTAGAAACAGTAGAGTATGCAAAGTCACATGGATTAAAAATACGATTTACAGTTGAAGATGGAAGTAGGGCGGAACCAGAATTTCTATTGAAAGTTTGTAAAGCTATTGAAGAAGCAGGTGTAGATAGAATTAGTCTTCCAGATACAGTAGGAATTTTACGTCCAATTGGAATGCATAATTTTGTCAAAAAAGTAAGAGAAGTTATAGACGTTCCATTAGACGCACATGTTCATAATGATATTGGATTTGCAGTAGCTAATGCATTTTCAGCATGTGATGCAGGAGTAGATCAAATTCATACTACTATTGATGGTATTGGTGAAAGAACAGGAATCCCTCCACTTGCAGAAGTTGCAGTAGCCTTAACTTACCTTTACAAATCACCAAATGATTTCAGATTGGACATGTTGCTGGATTTATCCAGATTGATTGAAGAATACACATCAATCAAACCATATGATTCTAAACCAATTGTAGGTTCATCAGCATACAAACACAAAGCAGGAACACATCTTGCAGCTATACTCAAAAACCCTGCGGCCTATGAGCCAATTCCTCCTAGAGCAGTTGGAAATAGAAGAAGAATAGTGTTTGGAGAACTAGCTGGAAAAACTGGCGCTGCATATTTGATGTCATTGTTAGGATTGGAAAAAGATGATGAAGGGGCAAAAGCTGTAGCTGCAGGATTAAAGGGCCTCAGAATGGGTGATCTGATAGAGATCCCTCTAGAAGACAGACTTGAAAAAAAGATAATTAATGATAAATAA